The Mauremys mutica isolate MM-2020 ecotype Southern chromosome 1, ASM2049712v1, whole genome shotgun sequence genome has a segment encoding these proteins:
- the LOC123374128 gene encoding olfactory receptor 52R1-like, protein MQETPFCLSVGHLLPFIMSDSNSTDFINPSTFILLGIPGLEAAHVWISIPFCTMYAIAIFGNFTILFMVKTEPSLHVPMYYFLCMLAIIDLVVSTAILPKMLSIFWFNSREINFSACLTQMYFILSFSVIESGILVAMAFDRYVAICDPLRHSTTLTNPVVAKIGLAMVLRGIMLILPHPFLARRWPYCRTNIIPNTYCEHMAVVKLACADISVSSYYSLSEAFFVTTLDVFFIAVSYTQILRAIFRLPIKDTRLKTFGTCGSHLCVILVSYIPALFSFLTNRFGHNVALHFHVLMANMYLLLPPMLNPIIYGARNQQIRDRLLQPFTHKWT, encoded by the coding sequence ATGCAGGAAACACCATTCTGCCTCAGtgttggacaccttctccccttcatcatgtcagattccaactcaACCGACTTCATCAATCCCTCCACCTttatcctgctgggcattcctggcctggaggcagcccatgtctggatctccatccccttctgcaccatgtacgccatagccatcttcgggaacttcaccatccttttTATGGTAAAGacggagccgagcctccatgtacccatgtactatttcctctgcatgctggccatcatTGACCTGGTAGTGTCTACAGCCATCctacccaaaatgctgagcatcttctggttcaattccagggagatcaatttcagtgcctgcctcacccagatgtacttcattctcaGCTTCTCTGTGATAGAGTCTGGGATCCTTGttgccatggcttttgatcgctacgtggccatctgcgatcccctgagacattccaccacccTAACAAATCCTGTGGTGGCCAAAATTGGCCTGGCCATGGTGCTGCGTGGCATCATGCTCATactgccccatcccttcctggCGAGgaggtggccatattgcagaaccaacatcattccAAACACGTACTGTGAGCACATggctgtggtgaagctggcctgcgctgACATCAGCGTCAGTAGTTACTACAGCCTCTCTGAGGCATTCTTCGTGACCACgctggatgtgttttttatcgccgtgtcctatacccagatcctcagggccatcttcagactCCCAATAAAGGACACCCGGCtgaagacttttgggacctgcggctcccacctctgtgtcatcttaGTCTCTTACATCCcagctctcttctccttcctcaccaACCGTTTTGGGCACAATGTGGCCCTACATTTCCACGTTCTCATGGCCAACATGTACCTCCTACTgccccccatgctaaaccccatcatctatggggcGAGGAACCAACAGATCCGGGataggctgctccagccctttaCTCATAAATGGACCTAA
- the LOC123374152 gene encoding olfactory receptor 52E2-like codes for MSDSNSTDFTNPSTFILLGIPGLEAAHVWISIPFCVIYAKAILGNFAILFIIKTEPSLHVPMYYFLSMLAITDLVLSTAILPKMLSIFWFNSREINFSACLTQMYIILSFSVIESGILVAMAFDRYVAICDPLRHSTTLTNPMVAKIGLALVLRGAILILPYPFLARSWPYCRMNIIPHTYCEHITVVKLACADISFSSYYGLSVAFLVIGMDVSFIAMSYTQILRAIFRLPTKDARLKTFGTCGSHLCVILASYIPALFSFLTHGFGHNVALHFHVLMANMYLLLPPMLNPIIYGARNQQIRVRLLQPFTHKWT; via the coding sequence ATGTCAGACTCCAACtcaaccgacttcaccaacccctccactttcatcctgctgggcattcctggcctagaggcagcccatgtctggatctccatccccttctgtgtaATCTATGCCAAAGCCATCTTGGGAAATTTCGCCATCCTGTTCATCATAAAGACAGAGCCGAGCCTCCAtgtgcccatgtactatttcctctccATGCTGGCCATCACTGACCTGGTCCTGTCTACAGCCATCctacccaaaatgctgagcatcttctggttcaattccagggagatcaatttcagtgcctgcctcacccagatgtacatCATTCTCAGCTTCTCTGTGATAGAGTCTGGGatcctcgtggccatggcttttgatcgctatgtggccatctgcgaTCCTCTGAGACATTCTACTACCTTGACAAATCCCATGGTGGCCAAAATTGGCCTGGCTCTGGTCCTGCGTGGCGCCATACTCATACTGCCCTATCCCTTCCTGGCAAGGAGTTGGCCATATTGTAGAATGAACATCATTCCCCACACGTACTGTGAGCACATAactgtggtgaagctggcctgtgccGACATCAGCTTCAGTAGTTACTACGGCCTCTCTGTGGCATTCTTGGTGATCGGTATGGATGTGTCATTTATCGCCAtgtcctatacccagatcctcagggccatcttcagactcccaacaaaggacgcccggctcaagacttttgggacctgcggttcccacctctgtgtcatcttaGCCTCTTACATCCcagctctcttctccttcctcacgcACGGTTTTGGGCACAATGTGGCCCTACATTTCCACGTTCTTATGGCCAACAtgtacctcctgctgccccccatgctaaaccccatcatctatggggcGAGGAACCAACAGATCCGGGtaaggctgctccagccctttaCTCATAAATGGacctaa